Proteins encoded in a region of the Sugiyamaella lignohabitans strain CBS 10342 chromosome B, complete sequence genome:
- the NCE102 gene encoding Nce102p (hypothetical protein; contains transmembrane domains; involved in secretion of proteins that lack classical secretory signal sequences; component of the detergent-insoluble glycolipid-enriched complexes (DIGs); NCE102 has a paralog, FHN1, that arose from the whole genome duplication; GO_component: GO:0033101 - cellular bud membrane [Evidence IDA] [PMID 19064668]; GO_component: GO:0005737 - cytoplasm [Evidence IDA] [PMID 11914276]; GO_component: GO:0005783 - endoplasmic reticulum [Evidence IDA] [PMID 11914276]; GO_component: GO:0016021 - integral component of membrane [Evidence IEA]; GO_component: GO:0016021 - integral component of membrane [Evidence ISM] [PMID 12192589]; GO_component: GO:0016021 - integral component of membrane [Evidence ISM] [PMID 8655575]; GO_component: GO:0070250 - mating projection membrane [Evidence IDA] [PMID 19064668]; GO_component: GO:0016020 - membrane [Evidence IEA,IEA]; GO_component: GO:0045121 - membrane raft [Evidence IDA] [PMID 19064668]; GO_component: GO:0005739 - mitochondrion [Evidence IDA] [PMID 14576278]; GO_component: GO:0005739 - mitochondrion [Evidence IDA] [PMID 16823961]; GO_component: GO:0005886 - plasma membrane [Evidence IEA,IEA]; GO_component: GO:0005886 - plasma membrane [Evidence IDA] [PMID 12469340]; GO_component: GO:0005886 - plasma membrane [Evidence IDA] [PMID 16622836]; GO_function: GO:0003674 - molecular_function [Evidence ND]; GO_process: GO:0070941 - eisosome assembly [Evidence IMP] [PMID 19564405]; GO_process: GO:0090002 - establishment of protein localization to plasma membrane [Evidence IMP] [PMID 20581291]; GO_process: GO:0001933 - negative regulation of protein phosphorylation [Evidence IMP] [PMID 19564405]; GO_process: GO:0007009 - plasma membrane organization [Evidence IMP] [PMID 19564405]; GO_process: GO:0009306 - protein secretion [Evidence IGI,IMP] [PMID 8655575]; GO_process: GO:0015031 - protein transport [Evidence IEA]; GO_process: GO:0006810 - transport [Evidence IEA]): MAAFIDPILRGSLFVYLAILLGLIGSLIADQSHVNPQVNFGIFATVFGLVFGVFYGLGAAFVEFLAFPIVIAIFDFLNFVFLFAAATAIATALRVHSCNNKSYVDHNTVAQGSSGRCRRAQASVAFLYFSAFTILGLFIYSTISVFSQGAFSLPTSRRSAAPRTGIPTMSQV; the protein is encoded by the coding sequence ATGGCTGCTTTCATCGACCCCATTCTCCGTGGTTCTCTTTTCGTGTACTTGGCCATCTTGCTTGGTTTGATTGGTTCGCTTATTGCTGATCAAAGCCACGTCAACCCTCAAGTCAATTTCGGTATTTTCGCTACTGTATTTGGTCTTGTATTTGGTGTGTTCTACGGCCTGGGAGCTGCCTTTGTCGAGTTCTTGGCTTTCCCCATTGTCATTGCCATCTTTGACTTCCTCAACTTTGTGTTCCTTTTCGcagctgccactgctattGCCACTGCTCTCAGAGTCCACTCTTGTAACAACAAGTCGTATGTCGACCACAACACTGTGGCCCAGGGTTCTTCTGGCAGATGTCGTCGTGCTCAAGCCTCTGTTGCTTTCTTGTACTTCTCTGCTTTCACCATCTTGGGTCTTTTCATCTACTCGACCATCAGTGTGTTCAGCCAGGGTGCTTTCAGCCTCCCTACTAGCCGTCGTTCGGCCGCTCCTCGTACTGGTATCCCTACCATGTCTCAGGTTTAA